In one Brassica oleracea var. oleracea cultivar TO1000 chromosome C9, BOL, whole genome shotgun sequence genomic region, the following are encoded:
- the LOC106313776 gene encoding biogenesis of lysosome-related organelles complex 1 subunit 2-like, giving the protein MADTRGDDLAESLQNLFTSVSSMVKSELQGTNNQLDLLEKMNLRVAAEYDDLGDVAAGLRVFAEQMKSKSGGLDEFVGQMDAIEKQVSEFEAVISVLDRYVSVLESKVRAECRNHQHQHRRSNETVTE; this is encoded by the exons ATGGCGGATACGCGCGGCGATGATCTAGCTGAATCGCTACAGAATCTCTTCACGAGTGTATCATCCATGGTGAAATCCGAGCTCCAG GGAACGAATAATCAGCTGGATCTGTTGGAGAAGATGAACCTGAGAGTCGCCGCGGAGTACGATGATTTGGGTGACGTGGCGGCTGGGCTGAGAGTTTTCGCGGAGCAGATGAAGTCGAAAAGTGGAGGCTTGGATGAGTTCGTGGGACAGATGGACGCGATCGAGAAACAGGTGTCGGAGTTTGAAGCTGTCATCTCTGTTCTCGATCGTTATGTCTCTGTCCTAGAATCCAAAGTCCGAGCTGAGTGTCGGAATCATCAACATCAACATCGTCGGTCTAATGAGACTGTTACAGAATGA
- the LOC106313775 gene encoding protein LIGHT-DEPENDENT SHORT HYPOCOTYLS 1-like: MELISHQANRNPNTSTQSTPPASSRYENQKRRDWNTFCQYLRNHRPPLSLPSCSGAHVLEFLRYLDQFGKTKVHHQNCAFFGLSNPPAPCPCPLRQAWGSLDALIGRLRAAYEENGGPPEANPFGSRAVRLYLREVRDFQAKARGVSYDKKRKRVNRQKTQTLPQTQPPLPLQQQHPHQGQSVMANYSGATV; this comes from the coding sequence ATGGAATTGATCTCTCACCAAGCAAACAGGAACCCTAATACCTCCACACAATCGACACCTCCTGCCTCAAGCCGCTACGAGAACCAGAAACGCCGTGACTGGAACACGTTCTGTCAATACCTCCGGAACCACCGTCCTCCGCTCTCTCTCCCTTCGTGCAGCGGGGCGCACGTGCTAGAGTTCCTCCGCTACCTCGACCAGTTCGGGAAAACAAAGGTTCACCACCAAAACTGCGCCTTCTTCGGCCTCTCTAACCCTCCCGCACCTTGTCCTTGCCCTCTCCGACAAGCCTGGGGCTCACTCGACGCCCTCATCGGACGTCTCCGTGCCGCTTACGAGGAGAACGGTGGCCCTCCCGAGGCAAACCCTTTTGGCTCACGCGCCGTCAGGTTATACCTCCGTGAAGTCAGAGACTTCCAGGCCAAAGCTCGCGGCGTTAGCTACGATAAGAAGAGGAAGAGAGTCAACAGGCAGAAAACGCAAACGTTACCGCAAACGCAGCCGCCTCTGCCGCTACAGCAACAGCACCCACATCAAGGTCAGTCTGTGATGGCTAATTACTCGGGTGCAACTGTATGA